A stretch of the Porifericola rhodea genome encodes the following:
- a CDS encoding OmpA family protein — protein sequence MRTLLLFILLNSFLAVASPCKAEFKPDPIKELLRSAYQHYLQGQYFEATRYYDKVLALDSVNNKAHYYLASCLQQLFQYDKALHHYQLIQPNATAGYPLLSLNLGLVYKSQGSYKKAKSYFEAFLDNVNNYRFEDKEYWTAKAKDELNNIEKLYKTPLSPLIEIDLKKMPAPINTEFHDLGGGLFYDSLSLIVTSTRHASKGHHYHDQHGQSYSDNFIFGLDSNKWHPISANNFSSTNSLLDEGPGCLNTNSNTFYFSRFTYKGDYHIYESTLHNGEWSDPRPLSGAVNLPGYISKHPSLTTSGDTLFFSSNRPGGYGESDIWMSVKINGKWSEPKNLGDKVNTAYQEVAPHWYASQQSLFFSSNGQPGWGGFDLYMAVSVGEHTFSQVMNLGKPFNSPKDDTYIYVSKNSGYITTNRSEANTGFDIYEYRYNDKPKVLLTLNSKSSVDDWVSELYTQQRKKEMGELYQYFEQLPPEEKARLQRSSQYRIFQALMADSTFAQAIENLQHISGNDIEMLDELVENKLSLYQSFQIEEWSPKLEKWFSELDSEQKQKIDKMADLLVFRNLLEQNDVDAQNENYVYQELSTEQKKYVDQATAYGLRHFKQASNTSVKLEDLYQWQSLPPEEKESLGKELRQRYFEKVVISDETSAEKWQVQYEQLPSEEKSKIDKYARALVFEKSEDGALLLSDDEFLNNASEAEKLNLLALVMYRASQLQDDSETSEQRKWEELPLEEKSRLERAVSNRTFTTRMVLDFSIRNNNDTREISLRTLIASNPDIVKIRGSLKKVDKPSLITLVSQNKEVSTYTNEGEFIFDRVDYSKLRQLSVGERGDNLADMLAVSLSELEFTVVQDSQFISSFDNIYFETNSSEIKVEADSILNKILSFHQLFPDVSIQVHAYADSIGSKTYNLALSERRGQAVYTALVEKGVQAQKLEVFARGVENLKTDQTLSYSRRVEFKVSGVNTTYNPTQTIYLLSTDTDIHNIAKKYTVPIHQVSVSKQGLTGAESPYRVYQIQTNIVRQ from the coding sequence ATGAGAACGCTTTTATTATTTATATTGCTTAACTCTTTTTTGGCAGTTGCAAGCCCATGCAAAGCCGAATTCAAGCCTGACCCAATAAAAGAATTACTAAGGTCTGCTTATCAGCATTATTTGCAAGGGCAGTATTTTGAAGCTACACGCTACTACGATAAAGTGCTAGCCCTTGACTCAGTTAATAATAAAGCTCATTACTATTTGGCTTCATGCTTACAGCAACTGTTTCAGTATGATAAAGCACTACATCATTATCAACTGATTCAACCCAATGCTACGGCTGGCTATCCTCTTTTATCACTTAATCTGGGGTTAGTGTATAAATCACAGGGAAGTTATAAAAAAGCAAAGTCGTATTTTGAAGCCTTTCTGGATAATGTAAATAATTACAGGTTTGAAGATAAGGAGTATTGGACAGCTAAAGCCAAGGATGAGCTAAACAACATTGAGAAGCTTTATAAAACACCACTTTCTCCGCTAATTGAGATAGATCTAAAAAAAATGCCTGCTCCGATTAATACTGAATTTCATGATTTAGGGGGCGGCCTTTTTTACGATTCACTTAGCCTAATCGTTACTTCTACCCGACACGCAAGTAAAGGGCATCATTATCATGACCAACATGGACAATCTTATAGTGACAATTTTATATTTGGGCTAGATTCAAACAAATGGCATCCTATCTCTGCTAATAACTTTTCATCTACCAATTCACTTTTGGATGAGGGTCCTGGTTGCTTAAATACAAATTCCAATACCTTTTATTTTTCCAGATTCACATATAAGGGTGACTATCATATTTATGAGAGTACGCTGCACAATGGTGAATGGTCTGATCCCAGGCCTCTATCCGGGGCCGTCAATCTTCCGGGGTATATCAGCAAGCACCCTTCACTTACTACAAGTGGAGACACACTTTTCTTTTCGTCTAACCGCCCTGGAGGTTATGGAGAAAGCGATATCTGGATGAGTGTGAAGATAAACGGAAAATGGAGTGAACCAAAAAACCTGGGTGACAAGGTAAATACAGCTTATCAGGAAGTGGCCCCTCATTGGTATGCCTCGCAGCAGTCACTGTTTTTTTCCTCAAATGGGCAGCCTGGATGGGGTGGCTTTGATTTATATATGGCTGTCAGTGTTGGGGAGCATACTTTTTCTCAGGTGATGAATCTAGGCAAACCATTCAATTCACCTAAGGATGATACTTATATTTATGTTAGCAAAAATTCAGGCTATATCACGACCAATAGAAGCGAAGCTAATACTGGTTTTGATATCTATGAATATCGCTACAATGATAAGCCTAAAGTGCTCCTCACCTTAAATAGTAAAAGCTCTGTTGACGACTGGGTTTCTGAACTTTACACGCAGCAGAGAAAAAAAGAGATGGGTGAGTTGTACCAGTATTTTGAACAACTGCCACCAGAAGAGAAAGCTAGATTACAGAGGAGCTCTCAGTACAGAATATTTCAGGCGCTCATGGCAGATAGTACTTTTGCCCAAGCTATAGAAAATCTACAGCATATAAGCGGTAATGATATAGAAATGCTGGATGAACTTGTAGAAAACAAGTTGAGCTTATACCAATCTTTTCAGATTGAAGAATGGAGTCCTAAACTTGAAAAATGGTTTTCTGAACTGGACTCAGAACAAAAGCAGAAAATTGATAAAATGGCTGATCTGCTGGTATTTAGAAATTTGTTAGAGCAAAACGATGTAGATGCTCAAAACGAAAATTATGTTTATCAGGAACTATCAACAGAACAAAAAAAATATGTAGACCAGGCTACTGCCTATGGTTTAAGGCATTTTAAGCAGGCCTCTAACACTTCAGTAAAACTTGAAGATCTTTATCAGTGGCAGTCACTTCCTCCTGAAGAAAAAGAGAGCCTGGGTAAAGAACTGAGGCAAAGGTACTTTGAAAAGGTAGTAATTTCCGATGAAACTTCTGCCGAGAAGTGGCAGGTGCAGTATGAGCAACTTCCTTCAGAGGAAAAGAGCAAAATAGATAAGTATGCCAGAGCTTTAGTTTTTGAAAAAAGCGAAGATGGGGCACTTTTACTCAGCGACGATGAGTTTCTAAATAATGCTTCTGAAGCGGAAAAGTTAAATTTATTAGCATTGGTAATGTACAGAGCCAGTCAGCTTCAGGATGATAGTGAGACTAGTGAGCAGAGAAAATGGGAAGAATTACCACTGGAAGAAAAAAGTCGCCTGGAGCGTGCTGTAAGTAATCGTACATTTACAACTCGGATGGTTTTGGATTTCAGCATTCGTAATAATAATGATACCAGAGAAATCAGCCTTCGTACCCTCATTGCTTCAAATCCTGATATTGTAAAGATCCGCGGAAGCTTGAAAAAAGTAGATAAGCCCAGCCTTATTACTCTAGTCAGCCAGAATAAAGAGGTGAGTACTTATACAAATGAAGGAGAGTTTATTTTTGATCGGGTAGATTATTCAAAACTTCGTCAGCTAAGCGTAGGCGAACGGGGAGATAATCTGGCTGATATGCTGGCAGTATCCCTGAGCGAACTGGAGTTTACTGTAGTTCAGGATTCACAGTTTATAAGCTCTTTTGACAATATCTATTTTGAAACCAATAGCTCAGAAATAAAAGTTGAAGCAGATTCTATACTGAACAAAATTTTGAGCTTTCATCAACTTTTTCCTGACGTGAGTATACAAGTGCATGCTTATGCAGATAGTATTGGTAGCAAAACTTATAATTTAGCATTAAGTGAACGTAGAGGTCAGGCAGTATACACAGCATTGGTAGAAAAAGGAGTACAAGCCCAAAAGTTAGAGGTTTTTGCCAGAGGTGTAGAAAATCTGAAAACTGATCAGACTTTATCATATAGCAGAAGAGTAGAGTTTAAGGTAAGTGGAGTTAATACCACATACAATCCTACACAAACTATTTATCTACTAAGCACCGATACAGATATACACAACATTGCCAAAAAATATACGGTCCCTATTCATCAGGTAAGTGTGAGCAAGCAGGGACTTACTGGTGCAGAATCACCCTATAGGGTC
- a CDS encoding PorP/SprF family type IX secretion system membrane protein, protein MQWKVYTILKLVLSILILLVLELKVEAQQVPLSQYYVSPLNMNPALVGCSTRPFISFHHRSQWNSFSNSYPINIASIVYPIVQKYPKKTYKGGVGLQLIREVAGMQGWLKNTGVHFAGAYNLPLDYKYKHVISLGVGAAYTQKNIQAEGLKWGSQYDQEHGYSSDITPSISLDQTRLGYFSAEAGIVWTYNTFKNRLLSPWQAQSGISVSNINQPNVSFTNSEEVIPMLLKWYAGVSYSKNNWKLHPQTLVMWRGKSYHFNLGAYAQYRVSYSDYKGSSTNLIGGLWYRWNDAIAVSGGIQHHNIQIALSMDLSSHPTIDYLSTGQAWEASVVYTILNKKQNVGRRFTPLI, encoded by the coding sequence ATGCAGTGGAAGGTATACACCATATTAAAATTAGTTTTATCTATCTTAATTTTGCTCGTCCTGGAGCTTAAGGTAGAGGCTCAACAAGTACCTCTGAGTCAGTATTATGTATCTCCATTAAATATGAATCCTGCGTTAGTCGGATGTAGTACTCGTCCTTTTATTTCTTTCCATCATCGCTCTCAATGGAACAGTTTTTCTAATAGTTATCCCATCAACATAGCATCTATCGTATACCCTATCGTTCAGAAGTACCCTAAAAAAACTTACAAAGGAGGTGTCGGACTACAGCTCATTCGTGAAGTTGCTGGTATGCAGGGTTGGCTTAAAAACACAGGTGTTCATTTTGCAGGTGCTTACAATCTGCCATTGGATTATAAATACAAGCATGTGATCTCCTTAGGGGTGGGTGCCGCATATACACAAAAAAATATACAAGCCGAAGGCCTCAAATGGGGGTCGCAGTACGATCAGGAGCATGGATATTCCTCGGATATTACACCTTCTATCAGTTTAGATCAAACACGCTTAGGATATTTTTCTGCAGAGGCAGGCATTGTATGGACCTATAATACTTTTAAAAACAGACTATTGAGCCCCTGGCAGGCCCAGAGCGGTATTTCCGTATCTAATATTAACCAACCCAATGTATCTTTTACCAATAGTGAAGAAGTAATACCTATGCTTTTAAAATGGTATGCCGGAGTGTCGTATTCAAAAAATAACTGGAAGCTACATCCACAAACCTTAGTGATGTGGAGAGGTAAAAGCTATCACTTTAATTTGGGTGCCTATGCTCAGTACAGAGTGAGCTATTCTGATTATAAGGGAAGCAGCACTAATTTGATCGGCGGTTTGTGGTACCGCTGGAATGATGCCATAGCAGTTTCTGGTGGAATCCAGCATCACAACATACAAATTGCTCTGAGCATGGATTTATCCAGTCACCCAACAATTGACTACCTGAGTACTGGGCAGGCCTGGGAGGCATCAGTAGTATACACCATCTTGAACAAAAAACAGAATGTAGGTAGGAGATTTACTCCACTGATATGA